The following nucleotide sequence is from Betaproteobacteria bacterium.
GATCGCCTGCACCGGCAGTTCTTTCAGCTCGGCGAGACGCGTGCGCACCGACCAGTGTGGGAACCGCCGGCAGATGTCGTCGAAACCGCGCGCGGCGTGCGCGTCGTGGTGGCCTTGCCCGGCGTGCCGGCAGATCAGGTGGTG
It contains:
- a CDS encoding Hsp20/alpha crystallin family protein, with translation MRYRDSSAWMWAEACELVERADRLHRQFFQLGETRAHRPVWEPPADVVETARGVRVVVALPGVPADQVV